The following coding sequences lie in one Alloacidobacterium dinghuense genomic window:
- a CDS encoding YheT family hydrolase, with product MTAKTYTKLAAAISNGWHSDFTPRRFLNNGHVMTLAGNFLPRHWSLPEPEELLVEVEEPVKGYEAYGPTSILCHCHWQPLDVRRERLTVVLVHGLEGSSDSQYVLGNSTRAWAAGCNVVRMNMRSCGGTDRFSPTIYHSGRSNDVARVVEEILSRQGLQAVAMIGYSMGGNLVLKYAGEYGVDAPSALKAVVGISPLMDLAVSSAALHERQNRFYEKHFLRSMIDRVRRKAELFPEMYLPYYASGKLRRLHSMRDFDEQVVARFGGFANADDYYYSVASSRCASQFSVPTLIVHSLDDPFIRMLPETRQVLIENPHVNFIETHHGGHCAFLAPSAGYDGYWAEKILLGFLLATVPNQVHGS from the coding sequence ATGACGGCGAAGACATACACCAAGCTTGCAGCTGCGATCTCCAACGGTTGGCACAGCGATTTCACTCCGCGTCGTTTCCTCAACAATGGCCACGTGATGACCCTTGCTGGAAATTTTCTGCCGCGGCATTGGTCATTGCCGGAACCGGAAGAACTGCTGGTCGAAGTGGAAGAGCCGGTCAAAGGTTACGAGGCATACGGGCCAACATCCATTCTTTGCCACTGTCACTGGCAACCTCTCGATGTTCGCAGGGAACGGCTGACCGTTGTGCTCGTGCATGGCCTTGAAGGCTCATCGGATTCGCAATATGTGCTCGGTAATTCCACACGCGCCTGGGCTGCGGGCTGCAATGTTGTCCGCATGAACATGCGAAGCTGTGGCGGCACCGATAGGTTTTCGCCTACCATTTATCACTCCGGTCGTTCAAACGATGTCGCGCGGGTTGTTGAAGAGATTCTTTCGCGGCAAGGTCTCCAGGCAGTTGCAATGATCGGGTATTCCATGGGCGGCAATCTGGTGCTGAAGTATGCGGGTGAGTATGGCGTCGACGCACCTTCCGCCCTCAAGGCGGTTGTTGGAATCTCTCCGCTGATGGATCTGGCTGTTTCGTCTGCAGCGCTGCATGAGCGGCAAAACCGCTTCTATGAAAAGCATTTTCTGCGCTCGATGATTGATCGCGTGCGGCGCAAGGCAGAACTCTTTCCTGAGATGTATCTGCCCTACTATGCCAGTGGCAAGTTGCGGCGGCTGCACAGCATGCGTGATTTCGATGAACAGGTGGTCGCCCGCTTTGGCGGATTCGCAAACGCCGACGATTACTACTATTCCGTTGCAAGTTCACGCTGTGCGTCGCAGTTTAGCGTGCCGACGCTCATCGTGCACTCGCTCGATGATCCTTTTATTCGTATGTTGCCGGAAACGCGACAGGTGCTGATCGAGAATCCCCACGTCAACTTTATTGAAACCCATCACGGTGGTCATTGCGCCTTTCTCGCCCCATCAGCAGGGTACGATGGCTACTGGGCAGAGAAGATATTGCTCGGCTTCCTCCTCGCGACGGTGCCCAATCAGGTGCATGGAAGCTGA
- a CDS encoding anthranilate synthase component II: protein MVFVLDNYDSFTYNLVQYMGELGAEMTVRRNDELSVDEVEALAPERILLSPGPCTPQEAGISIDLVRRFTGKVPILGVCLGHQAIGAAFGGKVVRAPQLMHGKTSAVTHDGKTIFSGLQNPMTCTRYHSLIVSEKGLPDELEVTARTADGTIMGLRHREYAVEGVQFHPESVLTQDGKRLIKNFLEL, encoded by the coding sequence ATGGTCTTTGTTCTTGATAATTACGACTCGTTTACCTACAACCTGGTGCAATATATGGGTGAGCTGGGTGCGGAGATGACGGTTCGCCGTAACGACGAGTTGTCCGTCGACGAAGTGGAAGCGCTTGCCCCGGAGCGAATTCTCCTCTCGCCTGGGCCTTGCACGCCGCAGGAGGCAGGTATTTCGATCGATCTGGTGCGCAGGTTTACCGGCAAGGTGCCGATCCTGGGTGTTTGTCTCGGGCATCAGGCCATTGGCGCGGCTTTCGGCGGAAAGGTGGTGCGCGCGCCACAGTTGATGCACGGCAAGACGAGCGCGGTGACCCATGACGGCAAGACGATTTTCAGCGGCCTGCAGAATCCGATGACCTGCACCCGCTACCATTCGCTGATCGTCTCCGAGAAGGGATTGCCGGATGAACTTGAGGTGACGGCGCGTACTGCCGATGGCACCATCATGGGATTGCGGCATCGGGAATATGCGGTTGAGGGTGTACAGTTTCATCCTGAGAGTGTGCTGACGCAGGACGGCAAGCGTCTGATCAAGAATTTTCTGGAGCTTTAG
- a CDS encoding DUF72 domain-containing protein, with amino-acid sequence MILDPQINQKSQPVGIFVGCSGWAYPTWKPDFYPPKIPAKKFLEYYATQLNSVEVNYTFRSLPSANTTASWLAATGPDFRFSFKAPQRITHISRLKNCGAALTAFAESIRPIVDANRFGVVLFQLPPNFKADAAPLAAFLEEAASISLRMAFEFRHESWFVGEIYSILEKHGMALCVAESDELTTPDVRTADFACYRLRKSDYSTTELHSECDRLRKAARSGDVLAYFKHEDEPTGALRAAAVMKELRGI; translated from the coding sequence TTGATTCTAGACCCGCAAATCAACCAGAAGTCTCAGCCCGTAGGGATCTTTGTAGGCTGCTCCGGCTGGGCCTATCCTACCTGGAAACCGGATTTCTACCCACCAAAGATTCCCGCTAAGAAATTTCTCGAGTATTACGCAACACAACTGAATTCTGTCGAGGTGAACTACACCTTTCGCAGTCTTCCCAGCGCTAACACGACCGCTTCATGGCTTGCAGCTACGGGACCTGATTTCCGATTCTCCTTTAAGGCACCTCAACGCATCACGCATATTTCACGACTTAAGAATTGTGGGGCGGCGCTGACGGCCTTTGCGGAATCGATTCGGCCGATAGTCGACGCGAATCGTTTTGGCGTCGTGTTGTTTCAGTTACCGCCGAACTTCAAGGCGGACGCCGCCCCGTTGGCCGCCTTTCTGGAGGAAGCCGCATCGATCTCATTGAGGATGGCTTTTGAGTTTCGTCACGAGTCATGGTTTGTCGGCGAGATTTATTCCATTCTCGAGAAACACGGCATGGCATTGTGCGTCGCAGAGAGTGATGAGCTAACGACTCCGGATGTGCGAACGGCTGATTTTGCCTGTTATCGTCTTCGCAAGAGTGACTATTCAACGACGGAACTCCATTCCGAATGCGACCGTCTCCGCAAGGCGGCTCGCTCGGGCGATGTCCTCGCTTATTTCAAGCATGAAGATGAGCCTACCGGTGCTCTCCGTGCTGCCGCCGTTATGAAGGAACTGCGCGGTATATGA
- a CDS encoding DUF4112 domain-containing protein, with amino-acid sequence MKPHILPPLSKSLPPRSRVGGHLFADENLDLLAHLLDDWFRIPGTSIRFGLDGIIGLVPWLGDVIAGLASCILIIAAWFRGVPYVTLTRMVINLGIDVVVGSIPLFGDMFDIAWKANRRNYALMTRHLQQPHRHTWKDWVFLLAMGLCVAVIFLVPAILLIWFAEWLAHRI; translated from the coding sequence ATGAAACCACATATTCTTCCGCCGCTCAGCAAGAGCCTGCCTCCGCGCTCGCGGGTTGGCGGCCATCTCTTTGCGGATGAAAATCTCGACTTGCTGGCCCATTTACTCGATGACTGGTTCCGTATTCCCGGCACTTCGATTCGCTTTGGACTGGATGGCATCATTGGTCTTGTCCCCTGGCTGGGCGATGTGATCGCCGGACTCGCGTCCTGCATCCTGATCATTGCCGCGTGGTTTCGGGGCGTACCTTATGTCACGCTGACGCGCATGGTCATCAACCTTGGGATCGACGTCGTAGTCGGCTCGATTCCGTTGTTTGGAGATATGTTCGACATCGCGTGGAAGGCGAATCGGCGTAACTACGCATTAATGACGCGCCATCTGCAGCAACCTCACCGGCATACGTGGAAAGACTGGGTCTTTCTCCTGGCGATGGGGTTATGCGTTGCCGTTATTTTCCTGGTGCCAGCCATTCTGCTGATCTGGTTCGCAGAATGGCTGGCGCACCGCATCTAG
- a CDS encoding nuclease, with protein sequence MVVKYCLVAGAACFSTMVAFCQDQPIAYVKTDGVTISGSLQVVNGRATIGNDGSITAGDKTANVVLVRGGDLRLCASTTVHITRDRSVTPATGEDSTALMLALDRGALEASYKTGPYSDVLLTPDLRILVSGPGDADLKMRVNQKGDTCFDNHGDSAPYVTVTSQFEGGVYRIKPNQRVLFEHGSLEQVVDNETEPCGCPPSIPINVASNDNKPVGGPSSTPADTAFPLAVSEGLKPPPPPPSQPVVPAGTPHAQVEVPLTYNGAAPTQPSEAPPVTPPEPEVAASQAPTPPAPPTATPAQKPAKSGGLFHHIGHFFAKLFGAG encoded by the coding sequence ATGGTTGTGAAGTACTGCCTGGTTGCTGGTGCCGCTTGTTTCTCCACAATGGTGGCGTTCTGCCAGGATCAGCCGATTGCCTACGTCAAGACGGATGGCGTTACCATTTCCGGCTCGCTTCAGGTAGTGAACGGCAGGGCAACGATCGGCAACGACGGCAGCATCACGGCGGGCGATAAGACCGCGAATGTGGTGCTTGTACGAGGCGGAGATCTGCGGCTCTGCGCCTCAACGACAGTTCATATCACACGCGACCGCTCCGTGACTCCAGCTACCGGTGAGGATTCGACGGCACTGATGCTCGCGCTCGACAGAGGGGCGCTTGAAGCCAGCTATAAGACCGGACCGTATTCCGATGTTCTGCTGACTCCTGATCTGCGCATCCTTGTCTCAGGTCCCGGCGATGCCGATCTGAAAATGCGCGTGAATCAGAAGGGTGATACCTGTTTTGACAATCACGGCGACAGCGCTCCTTACGTTACGGTTACCAGTCAGTTTGAGGGTGGCGTTTACCGCATAAAGCCGAACCAGCGGGTGCTGTTTGAGCACGGAAGCCTGGAACAGGTTGTCGATAATGAGACGGAGCCCTGTGGTTGTCCACCTTCGATTCCGATCAATGTAGCCAGCAATGACAACAAGCCGGTCGGCGGGCCTTCTTCTACTCCCGCGGACACTGCGTTTCCGTTGGCGGTTAGTGAGGGATTGAAACCGCCTCCGCCACCTCCGTCGCAGCCGGTGGTTCCTGCGGGAACGCCACATGCCCAGGTCGAGGTTCCCTTAACTTATAACGGAGCGGCACCGACCCAGCCATCGGAAGCGCCTCCGGTTACGCCGCCAGAGCCTGAGGTTGCTGCCTCTCAGGCACCGACGCCTCCTGCGCCGCCTACGGCTACCCCGGCCCAGAAACCGGCGAAGTCAGGAGGATTGTTCCATCATATCGGGCACTTCTTTGCGAAGCTCTTTGGTGCGGGATAG
- a CDS encoding GNAT family N-acetyltransferase — MRVHRATAAEIDDAYRIVSEYYEAVGVLVRDDRTAFEQEYFVDGAGLWLATVQHEIVGCIGLHRLKQLPNGAEIKRLYVRIEHRGLGVAESLLDALEGYAVEQGYTALYLDSKKDLMPAIRFYRRHGYQPCERYNDNPQATIFMRKELH, encoded by the coding sequence ATGAGGGTTCATCGCGCGACGGCGGCGGAAATTGACGATGCATATCGCATCGTTTCTGAGTACTACGAGGCTGTCGGCGTGCTTGTGCGCGACGATCGGACTGCGTTCGAGCAGGAATATTTCGTTGATGGAGCGGGTCTCTGGCTGGCGACTGTCCAGCATGAAATTGTCGGCTGCATCGGGCTGCATCGGCTGAAGCAGTTGCCGAACGGCGCTGAAATCAAGCGGCTGTATGTACGCATTGAGCATAGGGGGCTAGGGGTTGCGGAGTCTTTGCTCGATGCTCTTGAAGGGTATGCAGTCGAGCAGGGGTATACCGCGCTCTATCTTGATTCGAAGAAGGATCTGATGCCCGCGATCCGGTTTTATCGGCGCCATGGCTACCAGCCTTGCGAGCGGTATAACGACAATCCGCAGGCGACGATCTTTATGCGTAAAGAGTTACACTGA